Proteins found in one Salinimonas lutimaris genomic segment:
- a CDS encoding energy transducer TonB, whose amino-acid sequence MKRWRWTSMANSVVAALTLSLAYPGYVSADDFSTVYQNFQNAYAEHDLERSTALAKQAWQLGKAKFGNNSEQAISLHHSYANMLFEAGQHADGLDEYHTVAVAYEKKWGSKSAQYINALSSILDKTATISMQTELPASTIVKYNQNVTRQIVTGIDEVSFASDNARAIVYLIAAKTIIQAAPFNLSSATLDTFFTDAHRYALAVWGEADLNTAQALFYSAMIAEMRHHDEQAIERYQRVLLTFDALTDFTHPMELQAHARLVNIYENEGLSDAATKHCRAIGNMTPWDDTQDPTPLYRLDPKYPVSLAKRGREGSATLSYVINKNGVVTDIQVEDDSHGKAFADESVKALKQWRFAPRFVQGKAVDSPRQTVQLDFLLGS is encoded by the coding sequence ATGAAAAGGTGGCGTTGGACTTCAATGGCAAACTCTGTCGTGGCCGCATTAACGCTCAGCCTGGCTTACCCCGGTTATGTCAGCGCCGATGACTTTTCAACGGTCTATCAGAATTTTCAGAACGCCTATGCTGAGCATGATCTTGAGCGCAGCACGGCACTGGCTAAACAGGCATGGCAACTGGGTAAAGCAAAATTTGGCAATAACAGCGAACAGGCCATCAGCCTGCATCACAGCTACGCCAATATGTTATTTGAAGCAGGACAGCATGCCGACGGTTTAGATGAGTACCACACCGTGGCTGTTGCCTACGAGAAAAAGTGGGGCAGCAAGTCAGCTCAGTATATTAATGCCCTGTCCAGTATTCTGGATAAAACAGCAACCATTTCGATGCAGACAGAGCTGCCTGCATCGACAATCGTTAAATATAATCAAAACGTTACCCGGCAGATTGTTACAGGTATTGATGAGGTGTCGTTTGCTTCAGATAACGCTCGCGCCATCGTCTATCTGATAGCCGCAAAAACAATCATTCAGGCCGCCCCGTTCAACTTGTCTTCCGCTACGCTGGACACTTTTTTTACTGACGCGCACAGGTATGCGCTTGCAGTGTGGGGAGAGGCAGATCTGAATACCGCTCAAGCACTTTTCTACAGTGCTATGATCGCTGAAATGCGCCATCACGATGAACAAGCCATTGAGCGTTATCAGCGGGTTCTGCTTACTTTTGACGCGCTGACCGACTTTACCCACCCTATGGAATTACAGGCGCATGCCCGGCTGGTTAATATTTACGAAAATGAAGGTCTGTCGGACGCCGCCACCAAACACTGCCGTGCCATCGGCAACATGACGCCCTGGGATGATACCCAAGACCCCACGCCGTTATACCGCCTTGATCCAAAATATCCGGTCTCTCTGGCCAAACGCGGCCGTGAGGGATCAGCGACCTTATCGTATGTGATCAATAAAAATGGCGTCGTGACAGATATTCAGGTTGAAGATGACAGTCACGGAAAAGCCTTTGCCGATGAGTCGGTAAAAGCGCTGAAGCAATGGCGCTTTGCGCCCAGGTTTGTTCAGGGTAAAGCGGTGGACTCGCCACGTCAGACCGTACAGCTGGACTTTTTGCTGGGCAGTTAA
- a CDS encoding EAL domain-containing protein yields the protein MKSLRSEIAAITLLSITMVSSLIMWFSINVYEELYHELVSDELSSLSQNLADDLLPVINESPGAFSVTRILLRFDQYENVEFAKVFDANDKLVNAYMGKAVLDASDPSDISLADEALLDMDFGRHMQDGFIYFVKRIGDPDYPQGKLIVSYMVAQALAGSQSKLLASVVPFTAVLLLVTVIFVLELQRRSLRPLYVLINKMRGIEVSKDYDIAVEVRGKKEIVDLTQGFNSMMSDIARQVEMNKQKNALLIRQQEQMEELANFDSLTGLPNRQFLMKCLSIEMARAKRENRELALMFLDLDGFKLVNDSFGHDVGDKLLCHVADQASDCLRKGDVLGRLGGDEFIIMLSANPLIVHIKEVAQRLVDKLAQPHHIEQWKLDTGVSIGIALATDCRYDLTKLVANADIAMYRSKQAGRGQYTLFTQAMQDDNRRMMFIATSIMQAIDNDEFTLFYQPKVGLDGQIKGFEALLRWYNKELGFVSPGEFIPIAEQSDKVSAITEWVASRVCRDLPEILATFGQDVHVSLNLSACDLANSRVTEFIINRIQNLGMPTTALEFEITESAYLESFQAGNVFFEQVRNLGCKIALDDFGTGYSSLSYLTEFYIDTLKIDKQFVSQIGSSRRSELITITIIEMARQLNLTVCAEGVETSAQSDFLTLQGCDLQQGFLYGRPEPLRTLLTNHLTHSTIAS from the coding sequence TTGAAAAGCTTACGTTCTGAAATTGCAGCCATCACCTTATTGTCAATCACCATGGTCAGTTCGCTGATTATGTGGTTTTCCATTAATGTTTATGAAGAGCTGTACCATGAGCTTGTATCTGATGAGCTCAGCTCTTTGTCTCAGAATCTGGCCGATGATTTGCTTCCTGTGATTAATGAGTCGCCCGGGGCGTTTTCTGTCACCCGCATTTTGCTGCGCTTTGATCAGTATGAAAATGTGGAATTTGCCAAAGTCTTTGATGCCAATGATAAGCTGGTTAATGCCTATATGGGCAAGGCCGTACTGGACGCTTCTGATCCGAGCGATATCTCTTTGGCTGATGAAGCATTACTGGATATGGACTTCGGCCGGCATATGCAAGATGGATTTATTTATTTCGTTAAACGTATTGGCGATCCCGACTACCCTCAGGGAAAGCTGATCGTGTCTTACATGGTTGCTCAGGCGCTGGCTGGCAGTCAGAGTAAATTGCTGGCCTCGGTGGTACCATTTACCGCCGTTTTGTTACTGGTAACGGTTATTTTTGTATTAGAGCTTCAACGCCGCTCTTTACGCCCGCTGTATGTATTGATCAACAAAATGCGCGGTATTGAAGTTAGTAAGGATTACGATATCGCTGTGGAGGTACGAGGGAAAAAAGAGATTGTCGATTTAACCCAGGGCTTCAACAGTATGATGTCAGATATTGCCCGCCAGGTTGAAATGAACAAGCAGAAAAATGCTCTGCTGATTCGCCAGCAAGAGCAAATGGAAGAGCTGGCCAATTTTGATTCTTTGACTGGTCTGCCGAACCGGCAGTTTCTGATGAAATGCCTGTCGATAGAAATGGCCCGAGCTAAGCGGGAAAACCGGGAACTGGCGCTGATGTTCCTCGACCTGGACGGTTTTAAACTCGTGAACGATTCATTCGGTCATGATGTGGGCGACAAATTACTCTGCCATGTGGCTGACCAGGCCAGTGACTGCTTACGAAAGGGCGATGTGCTCGGCCGTTTGGGGGGCGATGAGTTTATTATTATGCTTAGCGCCAACCCCCTGATAGTGCATATTAAAGAAGTTGCCCAGCGTCTGGTCGATAAGCTGGCACAGCCCCATCATATTGAACAATGGAAACTGGACACCGGTGTGAGCATTGGTATTGCCCTGGCAACCGACTGTCGTTATGACCTGACCAAACTGGTTGCCAACGCTGATATTGCCATGTACCGGTCAAAGCAGGCTGGTCGGGGCCAGTACACCTTATTTACCCAGGCTATGCAGGATGACAACCGGCGCATGATGTTCATTGCAACCAGCATTATGCAGGCAATAGACAATGACGAATTTACCCTTTTTTACCAACCCAAAGTTGGTTTAGACGGACAAATAAAGGGGTTTGAGGCACTGTTGCGCTGGTATAACAAGGAATTAGGATTTGTATCCCCGGGCGAATTTATCCCGATTGCCGAGCAATCCGACAAGGTATCAGCCATCACCGAGTGGGTGGCTTCCCGGGTTTGTCGTGACTTGCCGGAAATTCTGGCTACGTTTGGTCAGGATGTGCATGTATCACTGAACTTATCCGCCTGTGATCTGGCTAACTCCAGAGTAACCGAATTTATTATAAACCGGATTCAGAACCTGGGCATGCCGACCACCGCACTGGAGTTTGAGATTACCGAATCAGCCTATCTGGAGAGCTTTCAGGCCGGTAATGTGTTTTTTGAACAAGTACGTAATCTAGGCTGTAAAATCGCTCTGGATGACTTTGGTACAGGCTACTCCTCACTGAGTTATCTGACTGAATTTTATATCGATACACTGAAGATTGATAAACAGTTTGTATCGCAGATTGGCAGCTCACGGCGCTCAGAACTCATTACCATCACCATCATCGAAATGGCGCGGCAACTAAACCTGACAGTGTGTGCAGAAGGCGTAGAAACGTCTGCTCAATCTGATTTTCTGACGCTCCAGGGCTGCGATCTGCAGCAGGGTTTTCTTTACGGACGGCCCGAACCTTTACGGACACTGTTGACCAATCATTTAACACACTCAACGATTGCCAGTTAA
- a CDS encoding carboxylesterase family protein, with amino-acid sequence MPVIRLIILIALWISMATAHATPPVESAFLARSFDGPAGELKYRLLLPENFDPARQYPLVLFLHGAGERGSDNLSQLTHGAALFVDNREQFPAVVLFPQAPENDYWAVVNADRSSLPFRFAYPYNGSNNVPPTDALTNAMALTHRFMQKHFINTDKVYVAGLSMGGMGTLELLARRPQWFRAAIAICPGANPAIGQHFSPDLALRIYHGADDQVVVPELSRLVAIQARPHIAVLERKVYPDTDHNSWDSAFAEPDFLSWLMAQ; translated from the coding sequence ATGCCTGTGATTCGCCTGATAATTTTGATTGCTTTGTGGATAAGTATGGCCACGGCGCATGCTACTCCCCCGGTGGAATCAGCTTTCCTGGCCCGCAGCTTTGATGGACCCGCCGGTGAACTGAAATACCGTTTGTTGTTGCCGGAAAATTTTGATCCTGCCCGGCAATATCCGCTGGTGCTATTTCTGCATGGCGCCGGTGAACGGGGCTCTGACAATCTTAGTCAGCTCACTCACGGGGCAGCACTGTTTGTTGATAATCGCGAGCAGTTTCCTGCGGTGGTGCTGTTCCCACAAGCACCAGAGAACGACTACTGGGCAGTGGTTAACGCCGATCGCAGCTCGCTGCCATTTCGATTTGCCTACCCCTACAATGGGAGCAATAATGTGCCGCCCACCGATGCACTAACCAATGCGATGGCGCTCACCCACCGGTTCATGCAAAAGCATTTTATTAATACCGACAAAGTGTATGTTGCCGGATTGTCGATGGGGGGCATGGGCACGCTGGAACTGTTAGCCAGACGACCGCAGTGGTTTCGTGCTGCCATTGCAATTTGCCCGGGGGCGAATCCGGCAATCGGTCAACACTTTTCCCCAGACCTGGCACTGCGTATTTATCATGGCGCCGATGATCAGGTTGTTGTGCCCGAATTATCCCGCCTGGTCGCAATTCAGGCCAGGCCGCATATCGCCGTGCTTGAACGAAAAGTATACCCTGATACGGACCACAACTCGTGGGACAGCGCCTTTGCCGAACCAGACTTTTTATCCTGGCTGATGGCGCAATAA
- a CDS encoding methyl-accepting chemotaxis protein, translating into MNMDNYSIRKKLSVPLGFIALLVILVSVISISNSRVLIDNTRSLSQTYTEAMNLALNADRDLYQAHTAMLDLILATELGGGDTQQYLDTHAENAQQAKARLEQVFLLVPENQTISAMAPRFERDFSAWQDANRALFTLLDAGKARQAANLFNTQAVTLFEALRENYDNVGEAIKTLSDRTTTQSIDTGTRQISLLMTVVGLALGACVVSIICVPRMLTRRLGRLTDMLNSISQGEGDLTQRLRITGNDEITLLAGAFNQLMEKLQALIAEVKSDAGALARSVNTLTESSGQAQNNSETQNSNLEQIATAVSQLSQAFREVAENSQAALLDTQSADKESNTSKSAIQRSVSSIQDMEQTIGHASAVIQKLAAESKSITTLLNVIQDIAEQTNLLALNAAIEAARAGEQGRGFAVVADEVRTLASRTQQATADINQMVGNLEAGVAEAVSAIDGGARQMAVVTTLSQELMHTLKQVGSSVDSANNRIYQIAAATEEQSQVAGDINQNVTHLNTLSHQALTTVKAAREASQSIQQVFHSIDQNVGRFKV; encoded by the coding sequence ATGAATATGGATAATTATTCCATACGTAAAAAGCTGTCTGTTCCCCTTGGATTTATTGCCCTGCTGGTCATTCTTGTCAGTGTTATCAGTATTTCAAACAGCCGGGTGCTGATTGATAACACCCGTTCGTTATCCCAAACCTATACCGAGGCGATGAATCTTGCGCTCAATGCAGATCGCGATCTTTATCAGGCGCACACTGCCATGCTGGATTTAATTCTGGCCACTGAACTGGGCGGCGGTGATACCCAACAATACCTGGACACCCATGCAGAAAATGCCCAGCAGGCCAAGGCCCGTTTAGAGCAGGTATTTTTGCTGGTTCCGGAAAATCAGACAATAAGTGCGATGGCGCCTCGCTTTGAGCGTGATTTTAGTGCCTGGCAAGATGCTAATCGTGCGCTGTTTACCTTGCTTGATGCCGGTAAGGCGCGTCAGGCTGCCAATCTGTTCAACACCCAGGCAGTGACCTTATTTGAAGCCCTGCGGGAAAATTATGACAATGTAGGAGAAGCTATCAAAACGTTGTCAGATCGCACCACAACGCAAAGTATTGACACCGGAACCCGGCAAATTAGCCTCTTGATGACGGTGGTGGGGCTGGCTCTGGGAGCCTGCGTGGTGAGCATTATCTGTGTGCCCAGAATGCTGACTCGCCGGCTTGGCCGGCTTACCGATATGCTGAACTCCATTAGTCAGGGAGAAGGTGATTTAACCCAGCGTCTGAGAATAACCGGAAATGATGAAATTACACTGCTCGCCGGGGCCTTTAACCAACTAATGGAAAAACTGCAGGCGCTGATTGCAGAAGTTAAAAGTGATGCCGGTGCATTGGCCAGGTCGGTTAACACCCTGACAGAATCATCCGGCCAGGCGCAAAACAACAGTGAAACGCAAAACAGTAATTTGGAGCAAATTGCCACTGCTGTCAGTCAGCTGAGTCAGGCGTTTCGGGAAGTAGCCGAAAACTCTCAGGCTGCTCTGCTGGACACACAGTCAGCAGATAAAGAGTCCAACACATCCAAATCTGCCATTCAGCGGTCGGTATCCAGTATTCAGGATATGGAGCAAACCATTGGTCATGCCAGTGCGGTTATTCAGAAGCTGGCTGCAGAATCCAAAAGCATTACCACTTTGCTTAATGTTATTCAGGATATTGCCGAACAAACCAATCTGCTGGCGCTGAACGCGGCCATTGAGGCCGCCCGGGCCGGAGAACAGGGTCGCGGCTTTGCGGTGGTTGCTGATGAAGTCAGAACCCTGGCCAGTCGTACGCAGCAGGCCACCGCCGATATTAATCAAATGGTTGGAAATCTTGAAGCCGGTGTAGCTGAAGCGGTCAGCGCAATTGATGGTGGTGCCCGGCAGATGGCGGTCGTCACGACCTTATCGCAGGAGTTGATGCACACACTGAAGCAGGTTGGCAGTTCTGTGGATAGCGCTAATAACCGCATTTATCAGATTGCCGCAGCCACAGAGGAACAAAGCCAGGTAGCCGGAGACATCAATCAGAATGTGACCCACCTGAACACCTTGAGTCATCAGGCGTTAACGACAGTTAAAGCAGCCCGCGAGGCCAGTCAGAGCATCCAACAGGTCTTTCACAGCATTGACCAGAATGTGGGCCGTTTTAAAGTATGA
- a CDS encoding alginate export family protein — protein sequence MAVYQAASALRRYGFTLGVISSLVTGVLGCGAAQAADPEFDVGGYWRLRYETLNNPIFPATEQERTQHNQRLSSKLLVKGQVNWDDFNVTVEMQDARVWLDNNDPTLKSSQVNTLEPLQYFVRYAPQHENGLNAVTVGRVAIDHGSRRLLAKGVFRNAINAFDGVLVDWDIADWDVRTFYLLPVSRLPSDPASVDANERAFDKSYSERALYGVYANSQNNTWFVQSYWLDEDDSETLATTNRQLYTLSVQYKDTLWNDWKGDIELIGQTGTQHRTKAADDVTQIDHRAWLLHASLGHDIVYNTFLSAEIDIASGDNNAGDDVEHSFDGLYGVRRFDFGPTDVYGAMPRENIIAPGLRSVTKFAGKGNLMLGYKSLWYHQAQQDVDSFIGHQVEARLRWQYLDNLRLEFGGAYLNKGEGLEYGDYQNDTVYAYSGFLLKF from the coding sequence ATGGCAGTATATCAGGCTGCTTCGGCGCTACGCCGATATGGTTTTACATTAGGGGTCATTTCATCGCTGGTTACCGGTGTGCTGGGCTGTGGTGCAGCACAGGCGGCTGATCCTGAGTTTGATGTCGGTGGTTACTGGCGGTTGCGTTACGAAACACTGAATAACCCGATTTTTCCGGCCACCGAGCAGGAGCGTACGCAACACAATCAACGCTTGTCTTCTAAACTGCTGGTGAAAGGGCAGGTTAACTGGGATGACTTTAACGTTACGGTAGAAATGCAGGACGCTCGGGTCTGGCTGGACAACAACGATCCAACCTTAAAATCCTCGCAGGTCAATACCCTGGAGCCGCTGCAATATTTTGTGCGTTACGCGCCGCAGCATGAAAACGGCCTTAATGCTGTTACAGTCGGGCGGGTAGCCATCGATCATGGCAGCCGGCGCCTACTGGCAAAAGGCGTGTTTCGTAACGCCATAAATGCTTTTGACGGTGTCTTGGTTGACTGGGATATTGCTGACTGGGACGTTCGTACTTTTTATCTGTTACCGGTGTCCAGGTTACCCTCTGATCCCGCATCGGTAGACGCCAATGAACGTGCATTTGATAAAAGCTACAGTGAACGGGCATTGTACGGCGTATATGCTAATAGTCAGAACAATACCTGGTTTGTACAAAGTTACTGGCTTGATGAAGATGACAGCGAAACCCTGGCGACGACCAACCGGCAGCTTTATACCCTGAGTGTGCAGTATAAAGATACGCTGTGGAATGACTGGAAAGGGGATATTGAGCTGATTGGGCAAACGGGTACCCAGCATCGCACCAAAGCTGCTGACGATGTCACGCAGATAGACCACCGGGCCTGGTTACTGCACGCCAGCCTGGGACACGATATTGTATACAATACGTTTTTAAGTGCTGAAATAGATATTGCCAGTGGCGATAACAACGCCGGAGATGATGTAGAGCATAGCTTTGATGGCCTATATGGTGTGCGTCGGTTTGATTTTGGTCCGACCGATGTTTATGGGGCCATGCCCCGGGAAAATATTATCGCTCCGGGATTACGCAGTGTGACTAAGTTTGCTGGCAAAGGCAATCTGATGCTGGGTTACAAATCGTTGTGGTATCACCAGGCTCAGCAGGATGTTGACAGCTTTATCGGCCATCAGGTGGAGGCGCGGTTGCGCTGGCAGTATCTGGATAATTTACGGCTGGAGTTTGGCGGTGCGTATCTGAATAAAGGTGAAGGTCTGGAATACGGCGATTATCAAAATGACACGGTATATGCCTATTCGGGTTTTCTGCTTAAATTCTGA
- a CDS encoding TonB-dependent receptor — MRISGFTRVVGGVLGTDEAQYQGYDNNFSLSSFSLAAVQADYAFTDNLKGSAQVLYHSSEIRQSGVEWLYLSYEPVDAIQIKAGRLRTPVLLYSDVQDVGYAYPWAIAPQQLYSAYLFSRYEGANLRYRFAWDSIQFELEGYWGHFDDDIKAADLMLNVHVENLNGFIASADFGNGVSLRLATMDAPEIEVETAQLELLRSGLLQAGFTDLAEQLSLGGGATALISGASYQGLEWFAAAEWMYLNSDIEVLAELQAYYFTLGRYLGEFQIFATVADSSYQLNTIENSIPLGVAPGLDQLYFGVEQLKQSLPTDELFTLSLGARWDFRPSMALKAEITWLDGEPGQSSFYDVTSIQDGFDRDTTLYQVAWEWVF; from the coding sequence TTGCGTATTTCTGGTTTCACCCGAGTAGTCGGCGGTGTGCTGGGAACGGATGAAGCACAATATCAGGGCTATGATAATAATTTTAGTCTATCTTCCTTTTCCTTGGCCGCGGTGCAGGCTGATTACGCGTTTACTGATAATCTCAAAGGATCGGCACAAGTCCTCTATCACTCATCCGAAATTCGACAATCGGGTGTTGAATGGCTTTATTTGAGTTATGAGCCTGTTGATGCAATACAGATAAAAGCCGGTCGCTTGCGTACCCCTGTTTTACTTTATTCTGATGTTCAGGATGTGGGTTATGCCTATCCCTGGGCTATTGCCCCTCAGCAGCTATACAGTGCTTATTTGTTCTCAAGATACGAGGGAGCTAATCTTCGCTATCGCTTTGCCTGGGATAGTATTCAGTTCGAGCTGGAAGGTTATTGGGGGCATTTCGACGATGACATTAAAGCGGCAGACTTGATGCTCAATGTTCATGTTGAAAATCTGAATGGTTTTATTGCCAGCGCTGATTTTGGAAATGGTGTGTCTTTACGCCTCGCCACCATGGATGCGCCTGAGATTGAAGTTGAAACGGCCCAGCTCGAGTTACTTCGAAGCGGCTTGTTACAGGCAGGGTTTACTGATCTTGCAGAGCAACTTTCACTAGGTGGGGGAGCAACCGCACTCATCAGTGGAGCAAGCTACCAAGGGCTGGAGTGGTTTGCTGCAGCCGAATGGATGTACCTGAATTCGGATATCGAAGTATTAGCTGAGTTACAGGCCTATTACTTCACGCTGGGTCGCTACCTGGGCGAATTTCAAATATTTGCGACAGTGGCAGATTCTTCTTATCAGCTCAATACTATCGAAAATTCGATACCATTGGGTGTCGCGCCTGGTCTTGACCAGCTGTATTTTGGAGTTGAACAGTTAAAGCAGTCGCTTCCGACCGATGAGCTGTTCACCCTGTCATTAGGCGCCCGTTGGGATTTTCGCCCGAGCATGGCATTAAAGGCGGAGATTACCTGGCTGGATGGTGAGCCGGGTCAGTCATCTTTTTATGATGTTACCAGTATTCAGGATGGATTTGACAGAGATACGACGCTGTATCAGGTGGCCTGGGAGTGGGTGTTCTGA
- a CDS encoding transporter substrate-binding domain-containing protein, with protein MNRMLTFILALAGALFSAFALAQIDHEKTLVVGIKEAPPFVIKSDQGEYSGISIHLFEQIAAELNLNYRYQETDLPGLLQGLESGRFDASVAALTVNAAREQRVDFSHPFYTTGLAIATSKEESRLMRAISGFFSWGFAAALGGLCMLLLGVGLVIWLAERRGNPEQFGGSRAQGIGAGFWWAAVTMTTVGYGDKAPITKAGRAIGFIWMFAAIILISSFTAAIATSLTVSQLETRVQGMQDLPQVKVITLANSAASQFLRDQNIAFTTVATVRQGLQRINEGNADAMVYDKPILAYQLRLSDFSTVQILPDVIDRQDYAIALPDNSPLRESVNTRLLTIIDRQAWQDELDNLLGDSR; from the coding sequence ATGAATCGAATGCTCACTTTTATACTGGCCCTGGCTGGTGCTTTGTTTTCTGCGTTTGCCCTGGCGCAGATTGATCATGAAAAAACACTGGTTGTCGGCATAAAAGAAGCGCCGCCCTTCGTGATCAAATCAGATCAGGGGGAATACAGCGGTATCAGCATTCATCTGTTTGAACAGATCGCTGCCGAACTTAATCTGAACTATCGCTATCAGGAAACCGATCTGCCGGGGTTATTGCAAGGGCTGGAAAGCGGTCGCTTTGATGCGTCTGTTGCAGCGCTGACAGTCAACGCTGCCCGGGAACAGCGGGTCGACTTCTCGCATCCTTTTTATACCACGGGTTTGGCGATTGCTACGTCAAAAGAGGAAAGCCGGCTGATGCGTGCTATTTCCGGTTTTTTCTCCTGGGGCTTTGCAGCTGCGCTGGGTGGGCTATGTATGTTGTTGCTGGGCGTCGGGCTGGTGATCTGGCTCGCGGAGCGCAGGGGCAACCCGGAGCAGTTTGGTGGCAGCCGCGCTCAGGGAATTGGCGCGGGATTCTGGTGGGCTGCGGTTACCATGACCACCGTGGGATACGGTGACAAAGCGCCCATCACAAAAGCGGGCAGAGCGATTGGATTTATCTGGATGTTTGCCGCCATTATCCTGATCAGCAGCTTCACCGCTGCAATCGCCACCAGCCTGACAGTGAGTCAGCTGGAAACACGGGTTCAGGGTATGCAAGATTTACCTCAAGTGAAGGTCATTACCCTGGCCAACTCAGCCGCCTCTCAGTTTTTGCGTGATCAGAATATTGCATTTACCACCGTGGCAACAGTGAGGCAGGGATTACAACGGATCAATGAGGGCAATGCTGATGCCATGGTGTATGACAAACCTATTCTTGCCTATCAGTTAAGGTTAAGTGACTTCTCAACGGTTCAGATTTTACCGGATGTTATTGATCGGCAGGACTATGCGATTGCATTACCAGACAATAGTCCGTTAAGAGAGTCAGTGAACACGCGCTTGTTAACCATTATTGACCGCCAGGCATGGCAGGACGAACTGGATAATTTGCTGGGAGATAGTCGATAG